In the Mya arenaria isolate MELC-2E11 chromosome 11, ASM2691426v1 genome, one interval contains:
- the LOC128207565 gene encoding uncharacterized protein LOC128207565 isoform X3 produces the protein MSTFLCVLLLGVILVASVQGLTKDQLQQILENGKGDVDGMFDGLGSATEDDVDVEDILEQLGFQEKTDVDNDDDDDDEEDMKRVGWNWASRQLKSKNVNKKRVGWNWPTRRLNSQKDNMKHAGLNLPARGENSKTDKDVGWWTGANVNTKRDGSNLLAGGEKSKKDDRLGWWFSPGAPAADDVKPKATEGNNVKDPAPWCQSHSSGASCCVQRTMHVRGKKYHLNACVNVDYHPHVNEYSVYFSVNGYSLFHKDTDLNMNEVEECFSASSLVPGSKICIKLYKICTKHKHMCAALEGKAVIKGVEKNVKLDYGCFQIGSGDENDDAQVPDGMETEEQATKAEMFRALSAQLDLSDGGEETSSIEDDTLRFEN, from the exons ATGTCCACGTTTTTATGTGTTCTGTTGCTGGGCGTTATTCTTGTGGCCAGCGTCCAAGGATTGACCAAGGACCAGCTCCAGCAGATTTTGGAGAATGGCAAAG GCGATGTTGATGGTATGTTCGACGGACTAGGAAGCGCAACAGAAGACGACGTTGACGTAGAAGACATTTTGGAACAACTTGGATTCCAGGAGAAGACAGATGTCgacaacgatgatgatgatgatgatgaag AAGACATGAAACGTGTTGGATGGAATTGGGCCTCTAGGCAACTGAAGTCCAAAAATG TAAACAAAAAACGTGTTGGATGGAATTGGCCCACAAGGCGGCTGAATTCTCAAAAGG ATAACATGAAGCATGCTGGATTGAACTTGCCCGCCAGAGGAGAAAACTCTAAAACAG ACAAAGACGTGGGATGGTGGACTGGAGCTAATG TTAACACGAAGCGTGATGGATCGAACTTGCTCGCCGGAGGAGAAAAATCCAAAAAAG ACGATAGATTAGGATGGTGGTTTAGCCCAG GTGCACCGGCTGCTGACGATGTGAAACCAAAGGCAACGGAAG GGAACAATGTGAAGGATCCGGCTCCTTGGTGTCAGTCGCATAGTTCCGGAGCTAGTTGTTGTGTTCAGAGGACGATGCACGTACGCGGGAAGAAATATCACTTGAACG CTTGTGTGAACGTGGACTACCACCCTCATGTAAATGAGTACTCGGTCTACTTCAGTGTGAATGGGTACTCTCTCTTCCACAAGGACACAGACC TGAACATGAATGAAGTGGAGGAATGTTTCTCGGCGTCTTCGCTGGTTCCTGGTAGCAAGATCTGCATTAAACTGTACAAAATCTGCACCAAACACAAGCATATGTGCGCCGCCCTGGAGGGCAAGGCCGTTATCAAG ggGGTAGAGAAAAACGTCAAGCTGGACTACGGATGTTTCCAAATTGGTTCCGGAGACGAGAACGACGATGCGCAGGTGCCCGATGGCATGGAAACAGAGGAGCAGGCAACAAAAGCTGAGATGTTCCGAGCTCTATCTGCTCAGCTAGATCTGAGTGACGGGGGTGAGGAAACGAGCTCTATCGAAGATGACACGCTGCGTTTTGAAAATTGA
- the LOC128207565 gene encoding uncharacterized protein LOC128207565 isoform X2: MSTFLCVLLLGVILVASVQGLTKDQLQQILENGKGSATEDDVDVEDILEQLGFQEKTDVDNDDDDDDEEDMKRVGWNWASRQLKSKNVNKKRVGWNWPTRRLNSQKDNMKHAGLNLPARGENSKTDKDVGWWTGANVNTKRDGSNLLAGGEKSKKDDRLGWWFSPGAPAADDVKPKATEDIVIELPGFWWIPKGNNVKDPAPWCQSHSSGASCCVQRTMHVRGKKYHLNACVNVDYHPHVNEYSVYFSVNGYSLFHKDTDLNMNEVEECFSASSLVPGSKICIKLYKICTKHKHMCAALEGKAVIKGVEKNVKLDYGCFQIGSGDENDDAQVPDGMETEEQATKAEMFRALSAQLDLSDGGEETSSIEDDTLRFEN; the protein is encoded by the exons ATGTCCACGTTTTTATGTGTTCTGTTGCTGGGCGTTATTCTTGTGGCCAGCGTCCAAGGATTGACCAAGGACCAGCTCCAGCAGATTTTGGAGAATGGCAAAG GAAGCGCAACAGAAGACGACGTTGACGTAGAAGACATTTTGGAACAACTTGGATTCCAGGAGAAGACAGATGTCgacaacgatgatgatgatgatgatgaag AAGACATGAAACGTGTTGGATGGAATTGGGCCTCTAGGCAACTGAAGTCCAAAAATG TAAACAAAAAACGTGTTGGATGGAATTGGCCCACAAGGCGGCTGAATTCTCAAAAGG ATAACATGAAGCATGCTGGATTGAACTTGCCCGCCAGAGGAGAAAACTCTAAAACAG ACAAAGACGTGGGATGGTGGACTGGAGCTAATG TTAACACGAAGCGTGATGGATCGAACTTGCTCGCCGGAGGAGAAAAATCCAAAAAAG ACGATAGATTAGGATGGTGGTTTAGCCCAG GTGCACCGGCTGCTGACGATGTGAAACCAAAGGCAACGGAAG ACATTGTAATTGAACTGCCTGGTTTTTGGTGGATACCTAAAGGGAACAATGTGAAGGATCCGGCTCCTTGGTGTCAGTCGCATAGTTCCGGAGCTAGTTGTTGTGTTCAGAGGACGATGCACGTACGCGGGAAGAAATATCACTTGAACG CTTGTGTGAACGTGGACTACCACCCTCATGTAAATGAGTACTCGGTCTACTTCAGTGTGAATGGGTACTCTCTCTTCCACAAGGACACAGACC TGAACATGAATGAAGTGGAGGAATGTTTCTCGGCGTCTTCGCTGGTTCCTGGTAGCAAGATCTGCATTAAACTGTACAAAATCTGCACCAAACACAAGCATATGTGCGCCGCCCTGGAGGGCAAGGCCGTTATCAAG ggGGTAGAGAAAAACGTCAAGCTGGACTACGGATGTTTCCAAATTGGTTCCGGAGACGAGAACGACGATGCGCAGGTGCCCGATGGCATGGAAACAGAGGAGCAGGCAACAAAAGCTGAGATGTTCCGAGCTCTATCTGCTCAGCTAGATCTGAGTGACGGGGGTGAGGAAACGAGCTCTATCGAAGATGACACGCTGCGTTTTGAAAATTGA
- the LOC128207565 gene encoding uncharacterized protein LOC128207565 isoform X4 produces the protein MSTFLCVLLLGVILVASVQGLTKDQLQQILENGKGDVDGMFDGLGSATEDDVDVEDILEQLGFQEKTDVDNDDDDDDEEDMKRVGWNWASRQLKSKNDNMKHAGLNLPARGENSKTDKDVGWWTGANVNTKRDGSNLLAGGEKSKKDDRLGWWFSPGAPAADDVKPKATEDIVIELPGFWWIPKGNNVKDPAPWCQSHSSGASCCVQRTMHVRGKKYHLNACVNVDYHPHVNEYSVYFSVNGYSLFHKDTDLNMNEVEECFSASSLVPGSKICIKLYKICTKHKHMCAALEGKAVIKGVEKNVKLDYGCFQIGSGDENDDAQVPDGMETEEQATKAEMFRALSAQLDLSDGGEETSSIEDDTLRFEN, from the exons ATGTCCACGTTTTTATGTGTTCTGTTGCTGGGCGTTATTCTTGTGGCCAGCGTCCAAGGATTGACCAAGGACCAGCTCCAGCAGATTTTGGAGAATGGCAAAG GCGATGTTGATGGTATGTTCGACGGACTAGGAAGCGCAACAGAAGACGACGTTGACGTAGAAGACATTTTGGAACAACTTGGATTCCAGGAGAAGACAGATGTCgacaacgatgatgatgatgatgatgaag AAGACATGAAACGTGTTGGATGGAATTGGGCCTCTAGGCAACTGAAGTCCAAAAATG ATAACATGAAGCATGCTGGATTGAACTTGCCCGCCAGAGGAGAAAACTCTAAAACAG ACAAAGACGTGGGATGGTGGACTGGAGCTAATG TTAACACGAAGCGTGATGGATCGAACTTGCTCGCCGGAGGAGAAAAATCCAAAAAAG ACGATAGATTAGGATGGTGGTTTAGCCCAG GTGCACCGGCTGCTGACGATGTGAAACCAAAGGCAACGGAAG ACATTGTAATTGAACTGCCTGGTTTTTGGTGGATACCTAAAGGGAACAATGTGAAGGATCCGGCTCCTTGGTGTCAGTCGCATAGTTCCGGAGCTAGTTGTTGTGTTCAGAGGACGATGCACGTACGCGGGAAGAAATATCACTTGAACG CTTGTGTGAACGTGGACTACCACCCTCATGTAAATGAGTACTCGGTCTACTTCAGTGTGAATGGGTACTCTCTCTTCCACAAGGACACAGACC TGAACATGAATGAAGTGGAGGAATGTTTCTCGGCGTCTTCGCTGGTTCCTGGTAGCAAGATCTGCATTAAACTGTACAAAATCTGCACCAAACACAAGCATATGTGCGCCGCCCTGGAGGGCAAGGCCGTTATCAAG ggGGTAGAGAAAAACGTCAAGCTGGACTACGGATGTTTCCAAATTGGTTCCGGAGACGAGAACGACGATGCGCAGGTGCCCGATGGCATGGAAACAGAGGAGCAGGCAACAAAAGCTGAGATGTTCCGAGCTCTATCTGCTCAGCTAGATCTGAGTGACGGGGGTGAGGAAACGAGCTCTATCGAAGATGACACGCTGCGTTTTGAAAATTGA
- the LOC128207565 gene encoding uncharacterized protein LOC128207565 isoform X1, producing MSTFLCVLLLGVILVASVQGLTKDQLQQILENGKGDVDGMFDGLGSATEDDVDVEDILEQLGFQEKTDVDNDDDDDDEEDMKRVGWNWASRQLKSKNVNKKRVGWNWPTRRLNSQKDNMKHAGLNLPARGENSKTDKDVGWWTGANVNTKRDGSNLLAGGEKSKKDDRLGWWFSPGAPAADDVKPKATEDIVIELPGFWWIPKGNNVKDPAPWCQSHSSGASCCVQRTMHVRGKKYHLNACVNVDYHPHVNEYSVYFSVNGYSLFHKDTDLNMNEVEECFSASSLVPGSKICIKLYKICTKHKHMCAALEGKAVIKGVEKNVKLDYGCFQIGSGDENDDAQVPDGMETEEQATKAEMFRALSAQLDLSDGGEETSSIEDDTLRFEN from the exons ATGTCCACGTTTTTATGTGTTCTGTTGCTGGGCGTTATTCTTGTGGCCAGCGTCCAAGGATTGACCAAGGACCAGCTCCAGCAGATTTTGGAGAATGGCAAAG GCGATGTTGATGGTATGTTCGACGGACTAGGAAGCGCAACAGAAGACGACGTTGACGTAGAAGACATTTTGGAACAACTTGGATTCCAGGAGAAGACAGATGTCgacaacgatgatgatgatgatgatgaag AAGACATGAAACGTGTTGGATGGAATTGGGCCTCTAGGCAACTGAAGTCCAAAAATG TAAACAAAAAACGTGTTGGATGGAATTGGCCCACAAGGCGGCTGAATTCTCAAAAGG ATAACATGAAGCATGCTGGATTGAACTTGCCCGCCAGAGGAGAAAACTCTAAAACAG ACAAAGACGTGGGATGGTGGACTGGAGCTAATG TTAACACGAAGCGTGATGGATCGAACTTGCTCGCCGGAGGAGAAAAATCCAAAAAAG ACGATAGATTAGGATGGTGGTTTAGCCCAG GTGCACCGGCTGCTGACGATGTGAAACCAAAGGCAACGGAAG ACATTGTAATTGAACTGCCTGGTTTTTGGTGGATACCTAAAGGGAACAATGTGAAGGATCCGGCTCCTTGGTGTCAGTCGCATAGTTCCGGAGCTAGTTGTTGTGTTCAGAGGACGATGCACGTACGCGGGAAGAAATATCACTTGAACG CTTGTGTGAACGTGGACTACCACCCTCATGTAAATGAGTACTCGGTCTACTTCAGTGTGAATGGGTACTCTCTCTTCCACAAGGACACAGACC TGAACATGAATGAAGTGGAGGAATGTTTCTCGGCGTCTTCGCTGGTTCCTGGTAGCAAGATCTGCATTAAACTGTACAAAATCTGCACCAAACACAAGCATATGTGCGCCGCCCTGGAGGGCAAGGCCGTTATCAAG ggGGTAGAGAAAAACGTCAAGCTGGACTACGGATGTTTCCAAATTGGTTCCGGAGACGAGAACGACGATGCGCAGGTGCCCGATGGCATGGAAACAGAGGAGCAGGCAACAAAAGCTGAGATGTTCCGAGCTCTATCTGCTCAGCTAGATCTGAGTGACGGGGGTGAGGAAACGAGCTCTATCGAAGATGACACGCTGCGTTTTGAAAATTGA